The Flavobacterium sp. M31R6 nucleotide sequence AACATAGAAAATAATCACCAATGGGATAGCTAAATAGTCTAGAAAAACCAGAAACAAAAGGGAACTGATCAGAAAAATTACCTGAAGTGCATTGTCCTTGAAATTAAACTTTTTTATTTTTAAGGAAAATAAAGGAATTTCTGCATTCAAAATATAAGCACTAAACAAGGATATCAAAAGTAAAACCCATTTCTCTGTCAAAATTTCAAGTACCATCAATGATTCTCCAGAATAATATTCCTTAACCAAAGGAAGACTCAATATAAAAAGAGCATTCGCTGGAGTTGGCAAACCTATAAACGAATCGGTTTGACGAGTATCAATATTGAATTTTGCCAAACGAAAACACGAGCCCAAAGTAATGATAAACCCTAAATAAGGGAAAAACTGAAGGTATCCCTCGCTCATATAAACTGAGCTACTTTGCATCATTTTAAACATCACAAATCCAGGAACAACACCGCTTGTCACCATATCCGCCAAAGAATCCAATTGTAAACCCAAAGGACCTGATACTTTAAACAAACGGGCAAAAAAACCATCAAAAAAATCTAAAAAAATTCCGAGGCAAACAAAAAAGAATGCCATTTCAAATTGGTCTTTACTTACAAATACCACAGCGATACAGCCACAAAAAAGATTTAATAAAGTAATTGTATTCGGAATGTGTTTTTTGATGTTCATGGTTTTTAAATTGAATTATAAGCTCGACAAATTTAATACAATAAGTGAAAGTGATACTTGTTTTATTAAGAGATTTTAGTTGCTTGCTAACAAAAATTATTAATTCATTGAATTGAAGTAGCTACATCATCAAAAAACTTTATTTTTGGTAAAAATTAAAAACTCATTCAGTCTCCAAATAATATCTTTTGAAAAAAATACAGCTCATTTTCTTCCTTTTTATTGTGCACACAATCTGTAGTCAAACTGTTCGAAAATATTCGAATGAGTTTATGAATATAGGTGTAGATGCAGCAGCTTTAGGAATGTCAAACGCTGTAGTTGCTTCTACTTCTGATGTTAATTCAACCTATTGGAACCCTGCAGGACTGCTTCATCTAGAAGACAATCAAATCTCCTTGATGCATTCCAATTACTTCGCTAATATTGCCAAATATGATTATGCTGCCTATGCCAGTCCTATTGATGACCGAACGGCTTGGGGAATTTCATTGATCCGCTTTGGTGTAGATGATATTTTGAACACGACCGATTTAATAGACAATGAAGGCAACATAGATTACAACCGAATTAAACTTTTTTCAACGGCCGACTATGGTTTTACTTTTTCGTATGCCGTAAAATTACCAATCGAAGGATTTCAATATGGAGTAAATGCTAAAATTATACGCAGAATTATTGGAGATTTTGCAACTTCTTGGGGATTTGGTTTTGATTTTGGATTGCAATTTGAAAAGAATGATTGGCAATTTGGGTTAATGCTTCGTGACATCACCACTACATACAATATTTGGAACATCAACGAAGAAGCTTATCAAAAAATAGCTGATGCCATTCCGGGACAGAATCAAGAAATGCCTGAAAGCACTGAAATTACCCTTCCTAAAGCGCAACTGGGAGTGGCCAAAAAAATTCTTTTTCATGAAGATTACAGTCTTTTGGCTACTGCCAATATGAATATGCAATTTACCCAGACCAACGATTTAATTTCAAGTAGCTTTGTGAGTATCGATCCAGCCATTGGTTTGGAATTCGGTTATACTAATCTGGCCTTTTTGAGAGCAGGCCTTGGTAATTTCCAGCACGTAACACAATTAGATAATGGCGAAAAAATAGGATTTCAACCCAATATTGGTTTGGGATTCAAATACAAAGGAATCGCTATTGATTATGCATTAACCTCATTGGGTAATCAAAGTACAGCTTTGTATTCCAATGTATTTTCTTTAAAAATTGATTTATCCCTTTTTAGAGGTTAACTTTGAATGTTGAAAAAATTACATCTTTATTTATATTTAAAAATTGTCAAAATGAAAGCTCCCTTATTAAAAAAAATATTTGTTTGTATTCTTTTATTGGGTTCCATTTATAACTCATACGGCCAAGATGTTCAATTATCCAAAAATGCTCATGTTAGCGTGCTCACTTGTGGAACTGGTAATGAATCCTATTCTTTATTTGGTCACACCGCCATAAGAGTTAGCGACATTGACAACAATCTGGATGTGGTGTATAACTATGGTGCTTTTGACTTTGACACACCCAACTTTGTAATGAAGTTTACCAAGGGGGATTTAAATTATTTTATAGTAAACAATCGTTATGTTGATTTTATCAATCAATACAATTATGAAAAAAGGGATGTTTATGAACAAGATTTAGATATTCCACTTGCGCTTAAACAAAAATTATTTGACAATCTATCCCAATCACTATTGTCTGAGGAACGCTTATACCAATATAAATTCATTGACAATAATTGCACTTCTAAGGTTGTGGATGTCATCAATAAGACATTAAATGGGAAAGTAATAACAAAAAAAACAGATACTGATCAAACTTACAGATCCATTTTATTTCCTTATTTCGATAATCATTTTTATGAAAAACTAGGAACGAGTATTGTTTTTGGAACAAAAGTAGATCAAATGGGGACTAAAATATTTTTACCGTTTGAGCTTCAAAAAAGTTTAAAACTTATTCAGTATCAAAATCATCCTTTATGCAAAGAGAATAAAACATTGATTGATTTTGAAGAGGAAATTCCAAGCTCGTGGTGGAATAACTGCTATAGCTATCTTTTACTTTTAGGATTTGTAATTTTGATAAACAAGAAAAGAATTGATTATATTTATCTAGTGATTATAGCTTTATTGGGTTTGCTATTTGTGTTTTTAGGATTTTATTCTTCCCATCAGGAATTGGGATACAATTACAACATCCTATTATTTAATCCTATCCTTTTTGTGGTATTGTATTTTTGGAGTACAAGAAACGCCAAATGGACTTACAAACTTGCTGTTTTCAATATTCTTTTGCTGATTGTATACTTCTTTTTCATCATCACAAAAGTTCACTTATTTATTGTTTCACCAATACTAATAACCAATTTGGTTGTTCTAACTCGATTGGCTATTAAACACAAAAAGCGAATTCCTATAATTATTTAAACTACTGCCCCCTATAAAATAAAACCGTTGAAATAGTTTTGAAAGCAATACTCAAATCAAGATAAATACTGCGGTGTTTGATATAATACAAATCATACTGTAATTTTATCAAGCTATCTTCTAGATTTTCACCATAGGAATAATTAACTTGAGCCCAACCCGTAAGACCTGGTTTAATAATATGGCGCGTTTCGTAAAATGGCATCATCTGAGCAATTTCTTTCACAAATACCGGCCGTTCTGGTCTTGGACCAATCACCGCCATATCTCCTTTAAGAATATTAATAAACTGAGGAAACTCATCTATTCTAGTTTTCCTCAAAAATTT carries:
- a CDS encoding DUF4105 domain-containing protein, which gives rise to MKAPLLKKIFVCILLLGSIYNSYGQDVQLSKNAHVSVLTCGTGNESYSLFGHTAIRVSDIDNNLDVVYNYGAFDFDTPNFVMKFTKGDLNYFIVNNRYVDFINQYNYEKRDVYEQDLDIPLALKQKLFDNLSQSLLSEERLYQYKFIDNNCTSKVVDVINKTLNGKVITKKTDTDQTYRSILFPYFDNHFYEKLGTSIVFGTKVDQMGTKIFLPFELQKSLKLIQYQNHPLCKENKTLIDFEEEIPSSWWNNCYSYLLLLGFVILINKKRIDYIYLVIIALLGLLFVFLGFYSSHQELGYNYNILLFNPILFVVLYFWSTRNAKWTYKLAVFNILLLIVYFFFIITKVHLFIVSPILITNLVVLTRLAIKHKKRIPIII
- a CDS encoding PorV/PorQ family protein codes for the protein MNIGVDAAALGMSNAVVASTSDVNSTYWNPAGLLHLEDNQISLMHSNYFANIAKYDYAAYASPIDDRTAWGISLIRFGVDDILNTTDLIDNEGNIDYNRIKLFSTADYGFTFSYAVKLPIEGFQYGVNAKIIRRIIGDFATSWGFGFDFGLQFEKNDWQFGLMLRDITTTYNIWNINEEAYQKIADAIPGQNQEMPESTEITLPKAQLGVAKKILFHEDYSLLATANMNMQFTQTNDLISSSFVSIDPAIGLEFGYTNLAFLRAGLGNFQHVTQLDNGEKIGFQPNIGLGFKYKGIAIDYALTSLGNQSTALYSNVFSLKIDLSLFRG
- a CDS encoding phosphatidylcholine/phosphatidylserine synthase — translated: MNIKKHIPNTITLLNLFCGCIAVVFVSKDQFEMAFFFVCLGIFLDFFDGFFARLFKVSGPLGLQLDSLADMVTSGVVPGFVMFKMMQSSSVYMSEGYLQFFPYLGFIITLGSCFRLAKFNIDTRQTDSFIGLPTPANALFILSLPLVKEYYSGESLMVLEILTEKWVLLLISLFSAYILNAEIPLFSLKIKKFNFKDNALQVIFLISSLLFLVFLDYLAIPLVIIFYVLLSVINNKFLKK